The following proteins come from a genomic window of Alosa sapidissima isolate fAloSap1 chromosome 20, fAloSap1.pri, whole genome shotgun sequence:
- the timm8a gene encoding mitochondrial import inner membrane translocase subunit Tim8 A, giving the protein MDSQGVTADPQLQHFIEIESQKQRFQQLVHQMTEVCWEKCMDKPGPKLDSRTEVCFVNCVERFIDTSQFILNRLEQTQRSKGSFTETMSD; this is encoded by the exons ATGGACAGTCAGGGAGTAACCGCAGATCCCCAGCTGCAACATTTCATCGAAATCGAGTCACAAAAGCAGAGGTTTCAGCAGCTGGTTCATCAAATGACTGAAGTGTGTTGG GAGAAATGTATGGATAAACCGGGCCCCAAGCTAGACTCAAGGACGGAGGTCTGCTTTGTAAACTGTGTTGAACGCTTCATTGACACGAGCCAGTTTATCCTCAACAGACTCGAGCAAACCCAGAGGAGTAAAGGTTCCTTCACAGAGACCATGTCCGACTAG
- the btk gene encoding tyrosine-protein kinase BTK — translation MSESYLEEIFIKRSQQKKKTSPLNYKERLFVLTDDKISYYDYDPEKRKKKSLKGSVDLEKIKCVETVEPDDSSPPERQFPFQIIYDEGPLYIFAKSDDTRRLWIRRIKHVVRFNKDLMHKYHPCFWEDGAWKCCQQVVKQALGCKVLESTRNGAFATKSHRKSRKPLPPTPEEEKPSRPLPPQPPPQQPQGPCPGSTVIAEYPYTPNAPQDLELRKDEEYTILEMNDANWWRARDKYGREGYIPSNYVTEAVNGLEKFDWYCKNMNRSQAEQLLKTENKDGGFLVRDSSKSGKYTVTVFSKVGGETVGICKHYNICTTAQGQFYLAQLHNFSSIPDLINYHQHNSAGLVSRLKHIISNRADSAPSPFGLGYGVWEIDPTHLTFIKELGCGQFGVVKYGKWQGQHDVAIKMIKEGSMSELDFIDEAKVMMKLRHQNLVQLYGVCTKQRPIYIVTEFLSNGCLLTYLRDCLKNPTSIHLLEMCKDVTEGMAYLESQQFIHRDLAARNCLVAANGTIKVTDFGLSRYVLDDEYTSSAGTKFPVRWSPPEVLLYCKFSSKSDIWAYGVLMWEIYTLGKMPYERLSNSEIVDKVSTGLRLYRPQLANERVYSIMGNCWREKAEERPSFLELVSNVQDLLYEMQ, via the exons ATGTCAGAAAGCTACCTAGAAGAAATCTTTATAAAACGttcacaacagaaaaaaaagacttcTCCGTTGAACTACAAGGAGAGATTATTTGTTCTCACAGATGACAAGATTTCCTACTATGACTATGATCCTGAGAAAAGG aaaaagaaaagtttGAAAGGCTCAGTCGATCTCGAAAAGATAAAGTGCGTGGAGACGGTAGAGCCAGACGACAGCTCTCCACCTGAACGACAGTTTCCTTTCCAG ATCATCTACGATGAAGGACCTCTCTACATTTTCGCCAAGTCAGATGACACCCGAAGACTATGGATCCGCAGGATAAAGCATG TCGTGAGGTTCAACAAGGACCTGATGCACAAGTACCACCCCTGCTTCTGGGAGGATGGCGCATGGAAATGCTGCCAGCAGGTCGTTAAGCAGGCTTTGGGCTGCAAAGTGCTAGAGTCGACCAGGAATGGAG CATTCGCCACCAAATCCCATCGCAAATCACGAAAACCCCTCCCACCCACCCCAGAGGAG gAGAAGCCCTCCAGGCCTCTGCCTCCTCAGCCCCCACCACAGCAGCCGCAGGGCCCATGTCCAGGCAGCACGGTGATCGCCGAGTACCCGTACACGCCGAACGCGCCCCAGGACCTGGAGCTGAGGAAGGACGAGGAGTACACCATCCTGGAGATGAACGACGCCAACTGGTGGAGGGCCAGAGATAAATACGG GAGGGAAGGATACATACCAAGTAATTATGTCACTGAGGCCGTGAACGGCCTGGAGAAGTTTGA CTGGTACTGCAAGAATATGAATAGAAGCCAGGCAGAGCAATTACTGAAGACAGAG AACAAAGATGGTGGATTCTTAGTTCGAGACTCAAGCAAATCTGGGAAGTACACGGTGACTGTGTTCTCAAAAGTTGGAGG GGAGACTGTAGGCATCTGTAAACACTACAATATTTGTACCACTGCCCAAGGCCAATTCTACTTGGCACAGTTGCACAATTTCAGCTCAATCCCAGACCTCATCAACTACCATCAGCACAACTCTGCAG GTTTAGTAAGTAGGCTGAAGCATATTATATCCAACAGAGCAGACAGTGCCCCATCCCCTTTTGGTCTTGGGTATG GTGTTTGGGAGATTGACCCTACTCACCTCACCTTCATAAAAGAACTTGGCTGTGGGCAGTTTGGCGTGGTCAAGTACGGAAAGTGGCAAGGCCAGCACGATGTAGCCATTAAAATGATCAAAGAGGGATCAATGTCTGAGCTTGACTTCATTGATGAGGCCAAAGTCATGAT GAAGCTCCGTCACCAAAACCTGGTTCAGCTCTACGGGGTTTGTACAAAACAAAGGCCTATTTACATCGTCACGGAATTCCTCTCAAATGGATGTCTGCTGACTTATCTTCGGGATTGCCTGAAAAATCCAACCTCTATTCACCTCTTAGAGATGTGCAAAGACGTGACTGAAGGGATGGCCTACCTTGAGTCTCAACAGTTCATCCACAGAGATCTT gctgCAAGGAACTGTTTGGTAGCTGCCAATGGAACCATCAAAGTGACTGACTTTGGTCTGTCAAG GTACGTGCTAGATGATGAGTACACTAGCTCTGCGGGAACAAAGTTCCCTGTCCGTTGGTCTCCTCCTGAAGTTCTGCTGTACTGCAAATTCAGTAGCAAGTCTGATATCTGGGCATATG GTGTCCTAATGTGGGAGATATACACTTTGGGAAAAATGCCATACGAGCGGTTGAGTAACTCAGAAATAGTGGACAAGGTGTCGACTGGTCTGCGCCTGTATCGCCCCCAACTGGCCAACGAGAGAGTCTACTCAATCATGGGAAATTGCTGGCGAGAG AAAGCAGAAGAGCGACCATCCTTCCTAGAGCTAGTGTCAAATGTCCAAGACCTGCTGTATGAGATGCAGTAG
- the rpl36a gene encoding 60S ribosomal protein L36a: MVNVPKTRRTYCKKCKKHQPHKVTQYKKGKDSLYAQGKRRYDRKQSGYGGQTKPIFRKKAKTTKKIVLRLECVEPNCRSKRMLAIKRCKHFELGGDKKRKGQVIQF; this comes from the exons ATG GTGAACGTGCCGAAGACCCGCAGAACGTACTGCAAGAAGTGCAAAAAGCACCAACCTCACAAAGTTACCCAGTACAAGAAGGGCAAGGATTCTCTCTACGCCCAGG GTAAGAGGAGATACGACCGTAAGCAGAGTGGTTATGGTGGCCAGACCAAGCCCATTTTCAGGAAAAAG GCTAAAACTACAAAGAAGATTGTGCTGAGGCTTGAGTGTGTGGAGCCTAACTGCAGATCCAAGAGAATGCTGGCCATCAAAAGATGCAAGCACTTTGAATTGGGTGGAGACAAGAAGAGAAAG GGCCAGGTCATCCAGTTCTAA